In Elephas maximus indicus isolate mEleMax1 chromosome 7, mEleMax1 primary haplotype, whole genome shotgun sequence, the following proteins share a genomic window:
- the LOC126079320 gene encoding olfactory receptor 2AG1-like, with amino-acid sequence MELWNSTLGSGFILMSILNDSGSPELLCATIAVLYMLALTSNGLLLLVITADVRLHIPMYFLLSQLSLMDLLFASVVTPKTLVDYLRGENTISFGGCAFQMFMELTLGGAEDLLLAFMAYDRYVAICHPLNYMVLMRPRVCWLMVATSWITASMNALIHTSYTMQFPFCRSREISHLLCEIPPLLKLACADTSRYKLMVYMMDVMFLMPPLAAILASYTFVLVVVLHMSSGEGRQKALVTCSSHLTVVGMYYGAVMFMYILPSFYHSPQQDNTLSVFYAIITPTLNPLIYRLRNKEVMRALHRVLG; translated from the coding sequence ATGGAGCTCTGGAATTCTACCTTGGGAAGTGGCTTCATCTTAATGAGCATTCTGAATGATAGTGGGTCTCCTGAACTGCTCTGTGCTACAATTGCAGTCCTATACATGTTAGCACTGACCAGCAATGGCCTCCTGCTCCTGGTTATCACAGCAGATGTCCGGCTCCACATTCCCATGTACTTTCTGCTCAGCCAGCTTTCTCTCATGGACCTTCTGTTTGCATCTGTAGTTACTCCCAAAACACTTGTGGATTATCTGCGTGGGGAGAACACCATCTCTTTTGGGGGCTGTGCTTTTCAGATGTTCATGGAACTTACACTTGGTGGTGCAGAGGACCTTCTATTGGCCTTCATGGCCTATGACAGGTATGTGGCCATTTGCCATCCTCTGAACTACATGGTCCTCATGAGGCCAAGGGTCTGCTGGCTCATGGTAGCTACATCCTGGATCACGGCGTCCATGAATGCTCTGATACACACATCATACACCATGCAGTTCCCTTTCTGCAGGTCCCGGGAAATCAGCCACCTGCTCTGTGAGATCCCACCTCTCCTGAAGTTGGCCTGTGCCGATACCTCAAGATATAAGCTCATGGTGTATATGATGGATGTAATGTTTCTCATGCCTCCCCTTGCTGCTATTCTTGCTTCCTATACATTTGTCCTAGTTGTTGTCCTCCACATGTCCTCAGGTGAGGGAAGGCAAAAAGCTCTTGTCACATGCTCTTCTCATCTGACCGTGGTAGGAATGTACTATGGAGCTGTCATGTTTATGTACATCCTTCCCAGTTTCTATCACAGTCCCCAACAGGACAACACCCTCTCTGTATTTTATGCTATCATTACTCCAACCCTGAACCCTCTTATCTATAGGCTGAGAAACAAGGAGGTGATGAGGGCCCTCCATAGGGTACTGGGGTGA
- the LOC126080086 gene encoding LOW QUALITY PROTEIN: olfactory receptor 6-like (The sequence of the model RefSeq protein was modified relative to this genomic sequence to represent the inferred CDS: substituted 2 bases at 2 genomic stop codons), with amino-acid sequence MWKENITNISEFILVGFPTAPWLXVLLFFLFLITYVFVLLENLVIILTVWVTGSLHKPMYYFLSTMSFLEAWYLTVTVPKMPAGFFLHPNTISFLGCMTQLYFFISLACIECVLLAAMAYDHYVAICWPLCYPVMMTTRFCVQLTISSWVSGFTISMAKVYFISQVVFCGNNILNHVFCDVSPILRLACVDFFMAEIVDFALAIVILVFPLSATILSYAFIVSTILHIPSATGQLKAFSTCASHLTVVVIFYTAVIFMYVRPPAIASFNSNKLISVIYTVFTPMLNPIIYCLRNKEVKDAIRKTMTSGXAVFLRDSLC; translated from the coding sequence ATGTGGAAGGAGAACATCACCAATATTAGTGAGTTCATCCTGGTGGGCTTCCCTACTGCCCCTTGGCTGTAGGTtctgctcttcttcctcttcctcatcacCTACGTATTTGTGCTGTTGGAGAATTTGGTCATCATCCTTACTGTATGGGTCACTGGGTCCCTGCACAAGCCCATGTACTATTTTCTGAGCACCATGTCCTTTCTAGAGGCCTGGTATTTAACTGTCACAGTCCCCAAGATGCCGGCTGGATTTTTCCTTCACCCTAATACTATCTCCTTCCTGGGCTGCATGACTCAGCTCTATTTCTTTATCTCACTTGCCTGTATTGAGTGTGTGCTTTTGgctgccatggcctatgaccaTTACGTGGCCATATGCTGGCCTCTTTGCTATCCGGTAATGATGACCACCAGGTTTTGTGTTCAGCTGACCATCAGTTCCTGGGTGAGTGGCTTCACCATCTCCATGGCAAAGGTATACTTCATATCCCAAGTTGTTTTCTGTGGTAACAATATCTTGAACCATGTTTTCTGTGATGTGTCTCCCATTCTCAGACTGGCCTGTGTGGACTTTTTTATGGCTGAGATAGTAGACTTTGCCCTAGCCATTGTCATCCTTGTGTTTCCTCTCTCAGCCACCATCCTCTCCTATGCATTCATTGTCTCTACCATCCTGCACATACCCTCAGCTACTGGACAGCtgaaggccttctccacctgtgcctcTCACCTCACCGTGGTGGTCATCTTCTacacagctgtaatctttatgtatgtTCGACCTCCAGCCATTGCTTCATTCAACTCCAACAAATTGATCTCAGTCATATATACAGTCTTTACCCCTATGCTCAACCCTATCATCTACTGCCTAAGGAACAAGGAGGTCAAGGATGCCATCAGAAAGACCATGACAAGTGGCTGAGCTGTTTTCTTGAGAGATTCTCTTTGCTGA